TAGAAATAGGAAATAGGGTAAACTATACTTTTCTAAATAATAGACAAGGGTTTCCTGTCTTTATTCAGTGTTGAAAAGGAGTTGTGAAAGCAAACATTGATACGTTTTGTTTTTGATTGAGACAACAACATACTTACTTATTGTACATCATTTTAAGTAACTTCTCATTTCCTTACATGTGCAATTTTAGATCTCCATTTAGATAGCCCAACCATCATGTTCTTATGAGTGTTTTGGTAAGACTAGaagcaaattaaaaatgtgtataaacAGAGGAatagaaatgcaattttaaaaatgacagagGCAAAATAATTTCTGACTAGAAATccataataaattttaaacattttaaagctaaggattattttctcattttcaagtATGGCATGCAGAGGAATGATTGGCTTAACTCTGAAAGTTGCTAGCAGTTTCTCCTGTATAAATGTCTGTGCAGAGAAATCAGTCTATATTCAGAAAATGTAATTTCAGACCAAGAATTTTAACAGTCCTAAGTGTAAAAGACACAGATTTCCCCTgttgtggactgaatgtttgtgtccctccaaaattcttatgttaaaATCCTAAGCCCCAGGGTGGTggcatttggagatagggctttgAGAGGGATAGGTGATGagagtagagccctcatgaatgggattagtgtccttataaaagagaccacAGAGAACTCCCTTGCCCCTTctaccacatgaggacacagagagaagaagaCTGCCTTTATAAACCAAAAAGTAAGCCTTCACCAGACTTTAATTCTACTTAACTTGTCCAAACCACAGATTCtgtatctataaaatagggacaaTACCCAACTTTTCAGAGTTGGCTTCAGTATACTTTTTCATCTTTCATGATATCATCATTCAAATGGTCAGAGCTACTTGAGTAGAAGAGAGAATAGAGTGGATTTTGATTGGCCTGCTTTCCAATAGTGATCTTGTGTCTCCCAAGTCTATCGTCTCTTTGGTTTGAGGGACTTCGTTATCTTGAAGGATCTTTTCATTCCTTGAGGGATTCATTTCCCTCATCTCCAATCTTCCTTAACTAAAAGAACAAGggactatgaaaaaaaaaaaaggtgtcttAGAGGTGATTCAGGTCAACCTTTCATCCAGTGCAGATTTTAGCAATCTTTCAAATATTCAAAGGTGTTTATCATATTCTCTTAAGTCTTCCTTTTTCAACCTAACAATAACctcaagaaaaattaaagataggATATATGAGGGTCATGGAGTTTATCCTAGAATTTAAATCTCCTAATTCTatcttttcatattaaaatacaGAGGATTTATTTAACTGAAatttactatatataaataatcctttcttttttgaaCATTGAGAAATGTAGCATTTACTtaaatccaaaggaaatataatttgaaCAGTAAAATTAATTTGATCATGTAACTAGTCCAAATataaatacagtaaaatgttACAATATAAGAATGGCACTGGTTCTCCTAAAACGTAGATGATATGTGTACAATTGTATATATGGATCTAACTTTCCAGATAATTCCAAATTAGGTTATAATCAAAATGCTAATTGCgaatttctagctttttgaaagcTGTTCTGACTTTAAAGCCTTATaagctaaatgaaaaaaatattgtaGCATAAACCtttatgaaataataattttcctaACATTAGagaaactagccgggtgtggtggctcacacctgtaatcccagcactttgggaggccaacgtgggtggatcgcctgaggtcaggcatttgagaccagcttggccagaatggtgaaatcctgtctctactaaaaatacaaaaattagctgggcatggtggcaggcgtctgtaatcccagctacctgggaggctgaggcaagagaatcgcttgaacccaggaggcagaggttgcagtgggcagaaattgtgccattgcactccagcctgggcaacagagggagactttgttcaaaaaaataataataataataaataaaaataaattagagaaaCTATATAAGAATACAGATGAACAAAATCGGCTATTGAGAAAGTCTTGCTTCTTAAATCACTCTGGAAACTTTGTAAGAGTATCTGTAAGAATAATATTGTTCTCTTCTATAAAAGATCGTCAAATCAAAAAGATCCTGTAATATTTATGTTAacattatttcatctttttttcaaataacaaaaCATACAAGCGTTATACTTGTAAATGTATTGTAATATTAAAGCAGCACATGCTctctaagaaacaaaacattcaaaactgaatataaaggagaaaaaaagttacCATACAATACCAAGTTGTGGATTAAGTCTAATGACAAgcttatatgaaataaaattttctgtcCGGTACCTTATCACAGAAAAATGACTAGAGAGATTGTcaccatattttaaatatatgtactgGAAAACCGGAATTAGTGGCAGACAGAATGCACTCTGGGGTGCCCAGGGGAATACAATCACCCGAACGGCCAACTGGTAGAATAACATAGCACAGCATGGCACAGATAGCACAGCATAGCATAGCccagcatagcatagcatagaaGAACATCATAAAAACTACCCCCAGTGAGTGTCTGAGTTAATAACACTAGCAAATCATAACTGGGTTCTGAATCattatcaataaaaaagaaaagcaaaacactgAATCAGTGTAGAAGACAGAAATAATATAacgattaaaaaagaaaatgttgccaggcacggtggctcacacctgtaaccccagcactttgggaggccgaggcgggtggatcacctgaggtcaggagttggagaccagcctgaccaacgtggcgaaaccccatctctactaaaaatacaaaattagccgggcatggtggtgcatgcttgtaatcccagctacttgggaggcctgaggcaggagaatagcttgaacccaggaggtggaggttgcagagagccgagatcgtgccattgcactctagcctgggcaacaagagcaaaactgcaactcaaaaaaataaaaaaagtgaaagtggtgaattatttttaatgctaaCTATCATACTGTTTTGCACAGCTTTTGACATCAAGCTGATACACCAAATAATTGCAAACAgagaaatctcttttctttggcTTATTATCTGTGTGGACTTGGAAAACATttacctctctgaatctcagcaTTCTCATATATGaagtataaataatataaaaggcTATTCAGAAGATTAAGTGAATCCAAATACGTAAAGGCTTGTAAAGTCTTATACATAATAATAAGTAATCAAattagacagacagatagatagatagatagatggatagacagatagatagatgacagatgggtggatggaaaaTGTATAGGCCATTCTGGAAAGAACAACCAATCCTCGACCTAAGTACAAAATCAGAAGCAACTAAAGATTGAATAGGTCCAAACTGCCTTAGCTCATTAAGGTATAAGCATGGAAAGGTAAGACATTAGCTCATTAAGACTACAGCATACATACAAAGCCTGCTTAAAATCACTAAATAGAAATTATAATCATTTCAATCATATACATTTAGATTaggattatttaaatttaaataaattaaaatttattttaaattatttaaatagtttggagaagaagaaaacaatgacTACACTAAAGTTGAAGAAGTATACAGAGGATTcagagaaatgtttttaaataaaatgtgctatTTCTATCCTGTTTTTCGGTCAGTAGATTATAGCAATACAGGAAGGGCTCTGAGTCAGACAGATaatgagtttgaatcctggcttcacTCTATGACCTAGAGCAATTACTTAACATCTCTATGTCTTAGTTTCCTCactgtaaagtggagataatgaATAATGGTATCTACCTTGTTTGGTAGGTTAgaaggtttaaatgagataatgcacatcAATGTCTGAGTCAATACATGTTGCTGTTACTTAAGGATTGTCCTTTCTATAATTTCAGGTAAAATAGAAAGATTTCATGAGCATAAAGATACAGACATAGATTAGAGATAATATAATACAACCCATTCAAGCCATTGTTGCTCATCTCAAAGATGTATTTCCTTAATAAACAAAACATGATCATTGGTCAAATATTAGTGAACAACATAGCTGATCTGTTGAGTTAGTTTAGCAGTTCTCATATGGCAGCAGCAGTAGCGACTCATTGAGTTTTCCTCCCCTTACTGTGTCTACCACAGAACATGGTAGCTGCTAAATGCCTTTCTTATGGTAGGTGGTCAATAAAGCTGAACTGAATTTATTTGCAGACAGCCCACTTGAACAgtgtttgaaatttattttacagGTGACAGATCATTTAATTCTATACTTGTAAGACAAGGCCCAATAGTATGGTACTTGAGAACACGGGTCCCAGAAATAGAAAGATCTGCATATGAATTCTAAGTATCAATCCTGATTTCATACAACATGATCAGGGCAAGTTAATCTTTCTAAGTTTCTTTCTGTGATCATGAAATTGGGATAATAGGAATGGGTTGTCATTAGCACAGCGCTTGGCACATGGAAAGTGCTCACTTAACTATTGTTTTATACCAAAGTTCAGATAAAGGAGCCTGGGAAAGATTCTATGCACCTACCCTTATGGAAAATGCTTCAAATTCTGGTGTTAAAGAGGACACACATAGTTTTCTCTCATGAATGAGAAAACACTTCAATATCAGCCCTAAAGACTCCATAGCAACTTACACACATTTTCAACCATATGGATCTTTTCTTCTGTTATAAACTATATTTAGCACATACAAAACTTTCGTATTGAAAAGACTTTACAAGTAAGCTGGATTTTATTTCagagaatataaaaattttagaaaacaagcaCACTAATgagatgcatttaaaaatttatgtgttaacaattaaaataaaagcctATTTGCTTTGAGCAAAATCATAATGTTCCTAAATTAACTGACTTTGTATTTTGCCATAATCGAATTTGGCAGATGCATCTCTCTTCTGCAATGTGATATAGCTTCTggaggaaaattaaaattttaagacaaaatattaaacaatttgAAATTTCATATACCACATTAATTTGGTCATCTGAAATTTTATTAATGAAGATATAAGCAAGTATAGGGAGctataggaatttttaaaagatgatcaTAAATTAAAAGATCCATAATAATTcactaaataataattttcaaatacttaAGCCATATAGTTTATGAACTTATTCAGAAATATACCACAGATTTTATATAAAAGCATAACTaatgataattttagaaataatccTATTTTTACCCTGATTTTTCTCCACTGGTAGGAAATTACAACCACAACAAGAAAAGTTTATTATATCACaataacttctttcctttttttcctttaccttatgaataaaatagaaatttccaAACCATCTTTTATTTGTATACATCCTTATAGAAAAAATAGtagagaaacttttaaaaatagctatagTTAAACTGTTATACCTTCCTAATCAATTACAATacagaattttataattatagTATTTCATAGTTGCTCATTATTAGAATTGACTGACTAAAATATTACAACTTTTAAATTTCCAATTTTAGTTACTGCAAATTTCAACaaattttcaataattatttttacctaATAATGCTTTGGCTTTGGAAGATACAATGGATTAAAAATCATACTTTTCTGAGTTATGTATATAActaaatgtacatatacataacTGAGTATATATgcttattatatatgtgtatatttaataaGCAGATAAAGGAGCTTATATGTGTATAAGCATATATACTcacttatatatatgtgtgtatacacacacagtttCACAAATACTGTTTGTCATATGCAATCAAGAGAAATTAAActcttatttgaaatatttttggcttATATTTCCAATATCTTTAACAatttaacaagaaagaaaatacttctataattatagaaaaaaatgcataagaGAAATGTCTACTGCAAAATTTCATTACATTCATTTACTAATTTTCAAGTTTGCAGTGAGATTtaaccaaatagaaaaaaatcttagaaaattaaacatattaaaagaCTTAAgtcaaaccaaacaaaaattttaaatgtcactAACCCAAAGCATGCACTGCTCCTCTATGCTTGCTGGAGCTCTTGCTTGTTTTAACCACACGAACAGCATTTTCTCTGAACTGCAGCTCAcaaaaattttcaagaaattttGCCATTTCTTCTGTAACAGTATCCAGGTAAGTTTCTTTAATGAATTTCACCGTTGAGGATGGAGCTAAAATTTCACATACTGTGTTAAAATCCTCTTTTATTATTAAGTATAACTTAAGCATTGTACTTTGATATCCATGAACTATTACATCTAAATTTGAATCTCTGCTGTAAGAAGGAAAGCAGTTCTGCAGAAGATTAGCCAACAGTTTACTCTGTATGTTTTGGTATTTGATTATAACTTCTGATTctggataaagaaacaagagTTGTTGTAAGCACtgctttttcaataaaattttttgctgtgaattgtttatttcattaTGGCTTTGTAATCTGCTCACTAAGAAGCGTCGAAGATGCAGTCTTATATCATCCCATATAGACTTGACATCCATAGAGGAATTATcttcaacagaatgaagagatgTCCTAGAGAGGAAATGGAAAGATGTTCCACTTAGAGTCGACGGGAATGAAACACTGCTGTGGCAGGAGAGGTCCCAAAGTAAATCCAATatcatttcttcttgattttgttCATTCTTCAACAAATCTTGCTAATGAAATAACATTAGAAATGTGATTAAGTGTAATCGAAAAAATGATTTCTATAGTCATATACAATTTCATAATTTCAGTTTGAAATCAATACTCTAAAAttcctcattttttttatttgaaatttaaccAATTCAGATGTTTTAGAATGTTAACTTTTATGGTCTACTAAACtttgaattgtttatttcaaaCCTAGCTGATTATCTTTTCAATTAGATCTCTAGACATCGTTTTTAGCCCTCATTGTTATCCACCCGATATACCCTGATCTGTATAAAAACTGTGGcttaaaaattctaaatacaaaTCTACAGTAAAATATTGATTGAAATGTATTCCTAAgacaaaataaattcaagatcATGCCCCTAATTCCTGGTAGACAATTTTCATGCTTGAATGggtatatttattattataaaaccCCAAATGAACACATAATACAATGCTTTAAAATCATTCTAGAATATAGATCTTTAAATATGGTATGTGCCTAGGGGTTACTAAGATATACTATTCTGAGAAGTAAATTTTAATACATTGAAAGattttaactttcatttaaaTTCCTTTTTGAGAACTGTGTTAAGAAAgattttactttgaaaattaatctgagaatatttcaaTTCTCTCCAAAGAAATAAcccaaaatgagaaaaagatactCTCAGAATTGTTCCCCAAAAGATGATATGAAATTATGGCTTTATATTTTCTGTGCTGGCAGAAAACAATGGTGGGTGTAATTATGAATAGAAAGAGACAAAAAGATTACTTTTTTCTTGGACTTTGAATTAGACACACACATTCTTCTTCCATGCTGACTTTCCTAATTAAGTCTATTTTAGCTAATACTGAAATTAGTTTATATTCTCTAGGTACAAACAAGCTGAttacaagagaaatgaaagcaaggTCCAAGCGGCATAAAATCAGGCTGGCTTTGCAATTTCTTATTGATGAAGATACCAAAGGCATTATGTGTGATTCACAATTATGAACAATTCCTAGACAAATTCCAGgaattttctctcattcattgTAAGCTTTGCAATGTCTAATGTTCTATCTGTAATAAATAATTACACCCAATAATTATatcaataaatgctttttaagtATTTATACAAACATTTCCTGGTTTATTCATAATGATAACCCTTTGGCATATGTATTTGAAAACCCAATTTATACATAAGGACACTAAAATCAGGCATGCGTCAGTGACTTTTCAAAAGTCACATACAGTAAGGCACAGAATTATAGAATGGATCcctggcttctttctcttcatcCACATTCTCTTCATCCACATTCTTTCTGCTACACTCCAGAGAGCCACAAAGTACACATGACTTCTGTgtagcttctttctctctcctctcctgctgTTGAGTTATTTTGATACTTCTGGAAAAGAAAGGTCCTTAGATAGGACACATCAGCATTACTGTAAATTCTATAAAGCAAATGAGTCATATTAGTGCCACTgccttgattttttaaagtcagtcaataactataaatatttgattaaacaAAGAATAATAGATTACAGAGGTCTAAAACATATGTTTAGTATGATtgcttaaattttgaaaataacttcAGTGTATCTGCCATAATGGGGACCTCTGTTTCTTATTTAAATTgctagaaaattaacaaaaaattttcTATGAAAAAACAGATGTTTGAAAAATGCCGTCAGGACTGACATTTTTTGGCATGCAGAAACTTGATAATAAGGTCATTTAAATCTGAATCTGTTTTAATAATGTGGTTCCTTCCTTAAAATAACATGATCAATTATGTGAAAAAACCTAGGACTGGGACAAGCCTATCAGTCTAATGAATTCGAGCAAAACTAAGGTGGCCTTTGCCCTGCAGTGAATAGAGAATGACTTATGTGTGACAgattaaaagataattaaaagcttttgcttttaattaaatGAGAAAGCATTATTACATCAGTATTAATGAAATTCAATACACATGGCTCTTAatagaaagtaaaggaataactATATCCATATTTATTCTTCAAGGATCCACCTTCAGGAGATAATGGGTGAGAGCTTTCCTTAAAAGAATAAGGCTTCAGGGCACAcagtcttcctttctcttccttttattaCTTTGTAAACATTAAAGACACATCTGAAATAATAACAACAGGCAAAAACTATTTTCATCTGATTCTGTCATCCTAAGCCATCTACAACCTCCAGATATTTTCCACATCTGCCTTAGTCGATGTTTGATGTTTAGACAAAAATAGtgccttttttccccaaaaattaaattaaaaccatAGCTATAGAAATACCTCTTTCTAACAATTGTGCTGCTGCTCTGGGAATCTGTTTTTACAGGCTAGCCAGCCTTGGAGAAACAAGTGTGATAAAATAACTATTCTTGTTGAAGGTTACAAAAACTTCTCTAGCATAGAGGGTGGTCAGTATCCAGAATGACCAGCATAATAAT
The Macaca mulatta isolate MMU2019108-1 chromosome 6, T2T-MMU8v2.0, whole genome shotgun sequence DNA segment above includes these coding regions:
- the KIAA0825 gene encoding uncharacterized protein KIAA0825 homolog isoform X6; amino-acid sequence: MDWDDEYSHNSFDLHCLLNSFPGDLEFEQIFSDIDEKIEQNAASWMPRKSIEHCIKEIQSEINKQCPGVQLQTTTDCFEWLTNYNYSTSESSFISHGDLIKFLKTLQDLLKNEQNQEEMILDLLWDLSCHSSVSFPSTLSGTSFHFLSRTSLHSVEDNSSMDVKSIWDDIRLHLRRFLVSRLQSHNEINNSQQKILLKKQCLQQLLFLYPESEVIIKYQNIQSKLLANLLQNCFPSYSRDSNLDVIVHGYQSTMLKLYLIIKEDFNTVCEILAPSSTVKFIKETYLDTVTEEMAKFLENFCELQFRENAVRVVKTSKSSSKHRGAVHALG